Proteins encoded in a region of the Brachyhypopomus gauderio isolate BG-103 unplaced genomic scaffold, BGAUD_0.2 sc74, whole genome shotgun sequence genome:
- the chmp7 gene encoding charged multivesicular body protein 7 — protein sequence MPVSLQQGDGAAPCAFPTDWEDDERMAFLFSAFKENREVDPTDWDGKINFWTPLVVQSCRRRGSVSVSLQDLNESFRRKGSVPLGLVTVIQCMIRSGKVQKESDFAANVDSGWLSWGVGLLLVRPLKWTLSALLGSGRVPLEESFVVIELVKEKAATLLAAYRSSPLVGRSLLSFQEMRTLASHICPDETTLCLALLQLQREKYVTVSLHEGEKLVKFSQAGQGRVSPVTEVDLGIYQLQRSEKLLEERVEALGQEAEKCKEQAKALLKEGKKTQALRCLRGRKHVEKKADRLYAQLETVKGILDRIASSQTDRLVMQAYQAGVAALRISLKGVTVERAENLVDQIQELCDTQDEVTRTLAGGALDSADGECDELEEELKSLLEDGAPNTSLTLPEVPTQPIPAKETGVLDDAFFHALPSVPATSISDEELDRELGRLSLAS from the exons ATGCCAGTGTCACTGCAGCAGGGCGATGGTGCTGCTCCCTGCGCCTTCCCCACTGACTGGGAGGATGATGAGCGCATGGCCTTCCTCTTCTCGGCCTTTAAAGAGAACCGAGAGGTCGACCCGACTGACTGGGACGGGAAAATTAACTTCTGGACCCCGCTGGTCGTCCAAAGCTGCAGACGGCGTGGATCCGTCTCCGTGAGCTTGCAGGACTTGAATGAAAGCTTTCGGAGGAAGGGGAGCGTTCCTCTGGGCCTGGTTACTGTCATTCAGTGTATGATCAG GAGTGGAAAAGTGCAGAAAGAATCGGACTTTGCTGCTAACGTGGATTCTGGCTGGTTGTCTTGGGGTGTGGGACTCTTGTTGGTCCGACCTCTGAAATGGACGCTGTCCGCTCTGCTGGGCAGCGGGAGAGTTCCACTTGAAGAGTCTTTTGTCGTGATCGAACTGGTCAAA GAGAAGGCTGCCACCCTGTTGGCAGCGTACCGGAGTTCTCCGCTCGTGGGCCGCTCTCTGCTGTCATTCCAGGAGATGCGAACTCTGGCTTCTCATATCTGCCCAGACGAGACCACGCTGTGTCTGGCTCTGCTGCAGCTGCAGAGGGAGAAATACGTCACCGTTTCGCTCCACGAGGGCGAAAAG CTGGTGAAGTTCAGTCAGGCGGGGCAGGGGCGCGTGTCTCCGGTCACGGAGGTGGATCTGGGGATCTACCAGCTCCAGCGCAGTGAGAAGCTCCtggaggagagagtggaggCCTTGGGACAAGAAGCAGAGAA ATGTAAAGAGCAAGCTAAAGCTCTGCTAAAGGAGGGAAAGAAGACACAG GCTCTCAGGTGTCTGAGGGGTCGGAAGCACGTGGAGAAGAAAGCAGACCGCCTGTACGCTCAGCTCGAGACCGTCAAGGGAATCCTGGACAGGATAGCGAGTTCGCAGACTGACCGGCTG GTGATGCAGGCGTATCAGGCGGGTGTAGCAGCCCTGAGGATTTCACTGAAGGGCGTGACGGTGGAGCGCGCCGAGAACCTGGTTGATCAGATTCAGGAG ctGTGCGATACACAGGATGAAGTCACCCGCACTCTCGCTGGTGGCGCTCTGGATTCAG CTGATGGAGAGTGTgatgagctggaggaggagttgAAGTCTCTCCTGGAGGACGGCGCTCCGAACACGAGCCTCACGCTGCCCGAGGTGCCGACCCAACCCATCCCGGCGAAGGAGACGGGTGTCCTGGACGACGCTTTCTTCCACGCCCTGCCCTCCGTGCCCGCCACGAGCATCAGTGATGAGGAGCTGGACCGGGAGCTGGGCCGACTCAGCCT TGCAAG